In Capricornis sumatraensis isolate serow.1 chromosome 2, serow.2, whole genome shotgun sequence, the DNA window AATGAGGCAGGTCCTTTTTAAAAGGAGCAGGCAGGAGGGCAGTGGTGGCGTCGGAGTGGGCCACAATGTGGAACACCTTAGAGGAGATCCTTACATACCCTGCGTGGCGGTGGACCTCGCCTGGGCCCCCGCGGCAGGCGCAGAGTGCCCTGAGGCCTCACCTGGGCGCGGGGGCAGTGAAGCCAGAGGGCCCACCGCCCTGCTCCGGGCCCAggtctcttcctctgcctccacCACCTCCTCTTCCTCGTCTGGCTCCTCGGCGCGGTGCCGGCGAGCCCGGGCTGGGAGAGCAGAGGGCAGTGGGCGGAAGCTTCCAAAGCTGCGGCCAGCCCCAGGCTCAGCGCCCTCACCATTGGGCCGCGCCTCGCCGGCTCGCAGGCTCAGGTAGCCCAGGAGGCTCGGAGGCTCACGGCGCTCAGCGGGGGTGGGCGCTGGGGCCAAGAGGAGCGCAGGGCCCAGAGGCTCGTAGGCAAGTAGGCCCAGGTCAGAAGGCTGGGGGGCCCGGGCAGGCCCGGAACCAGGCCCCGGAGCACGCAGTGGGCCCAGCTTGCTGGCGTGCACTTTCATGTGGTTCTTTAGGAACCAGGGCTCCTTGAAGCAGCGGCCACAAACAGGACATGCATGATCGAAGGAGGCCTTGTGCTTGCGCATGTGACCCTTGAGAAACCAGGACTGCGTAAAGCTCTGGCCACACACTTGACAGCGGAACTCTGGAGGCGCTGGGGGCTCCTCGGGAGCAGCAGGAGCGGGGGCGGGGGTTGCCTCACTTTCAGGCTCCGGCTCTGGCTCGGGGACCGATCTAGGTTCAGGCTGGGGTGGAGGTTGAGGCTGGGGCGCAGCCGAGGTGGCCGCCAGGGGGCGCTCGGGAGCTCCGTGGGCCGTCAGGCTGTGGTGCAGCAGCTCCTCCTCCTGGCTGGAGCCGAAACTGCACAGGCCGCACTTCCAGGGCCTGTGCAGAATGTGCAGGTGGCGTTCGCGCTCTGCCGCGGTGCGAAATTTGCCTTTGCAGAAGGGGCAACGGAAGGCGGACGACGAAGGAGCCTGGGGTCGCGCCAGGCCCTCGGTGGCAGGGGTGGCCTGCAGGCCCCCTGAGCTTCGAGGTCGCCCCAGCCGGGCCTCCCGCAGCAGAGCGCGCTCCTCCAACTCCAGCAACAGGCGCGCTGCGGGGCTTCGCGGGCGCTCGGGCTGGTGCGTGCGCAGGTGTGAGCGCAGCAGCGCACGCTGCGCAGCACGGTGGCCACAGTGCGGGCACTGGAAGGCCTGGGCGCCTGGGTGCGCCCGCAGGTGCAAAGCCAGGATGGAGTTGAAGCGGAAGCGCTTCCCGCATACAGGGCAGGGGAAGCGCCGTTCGCCTGCGCGACTCTCAGACCAACCCACTGCTCCCATCCCTGAAGACCCAGCGCTCACGCCTGGCCCGTTGGAGTAGCGCTGCAGATCCAGTTCGCCGTCGAAAGCCGGGGGCGACGGCGCTAGGTGGCCGACCGGGGCGCGGGGACGTGAGCCCTGTGGAGAAAGATGTGAACAGAGCGAAGGGTGGAGAAGGGAGAGCTGTGGGGGAGACATGGATACGGAGAGCCAGACGAACCCAAGAGAGGGTGGGTCGGGGCCTGAACCAAGAACACCGGGGGCCCCTCCCACTAACCTCGAGGAAGTTGGGGGATGAATGGGAACTGAGCTTTTGGGACCACGGAAATAATAATGGGAGGCCAGAGAGACAAAAGAGAGGTAGGGAGGGGAGGAAGTATAGTTTCAGGTACTTGTAGGTTCAGGCCAGAGCCTCACTCACCTCCATGGACCCCCTTCACATTCTTTGGTTCTGAGGAGTGTACGGAAGAGGGGGGAAAGCTGCTAGTGAAGGCAACAGGTGCTGAAGAGCTAAAGCAAGAGAGACAGATTTGGAGCAAAGGATGAGCCCTGATTTTCAGCAGTGGAAAAAGTCACCCCTAACCCCAGCCTCTTCCGGAGAGCCCCAAGCTCTTAGCACCCTGGGAtctatcccttctcctcccttacATCCTGAGACAGGAGGAGGCTGCTGTTTTCAAAACTTGTACTACTTTATTTGTTCACAAGGCTCCCTAATAACCCAGATTTCTTCCccctaaatttttcattttaaatgcctTATCCAgaacaaccatcaccaccaccaccaccaccaccaccacgccccccccacccccccccgccaCGTCTCTGCCACCCTGGTGGTGGAAGAGACCATCACAGTATACTCTTCTCTCATTTAGACTGGGCTGTGCAGTGGGAAAAGCAAGTGGGGTCGGCTTGCCATGCTCCTCAGCTATCCAAGTGGGACCAGTTGCTCTCAGACCCCTAACTGACCAGCCAGCCAAACATTCTTCCAGGCTCCACAgttcttcctctgcctttaccctgtctttctgtctttcccCCTCATTCTTCCTCCCTCCGCCTGGATTCCTGATCCATTCATTTCCATTCATTACAGAGACTCATTCATGCATGGGAGAGAAAcacctcccagcagcagagtctggaGACAGACAGAGGGGGAGGGGCATGAAGGGGGAGAGAGCCAGAGGGAAAGGGAATGAAGAGAGAGTTGGGGGAGGAGTGGAAGTTAAGGGGCGCTGCTGGCCTTGGGAAGGGGTTAAAAACTGCAAATACCGGATAGAATTCATCCCCTCGTTTCAAACCTTGGAGCCTGCAGTTTGATGGGGCATCTCAGCCCCTTTGTCCAGGGCTGTTCCGAGGCAGGCTTTCCTCCTCTCTGCAGGGGAGAGGCTCCCTCACACAAGAGGAGGATTACACTGGCTCTGAGCTCAAGAGGCTGGAGTGAGGGacggggggcggggctgggccaTCTGCACAGATAGGGGCTCAGCACATGCTCTGAGCTGAAAAGGgttaaaattctccaggctaaaattCCCTGGGCCTGGGATgtgcagagctccagttctgaggaaggagaagagcactgagaggaagaggacttgggggtggggggtggggggggcgagGATCTCCTGCTTCTAAGCTGCAGAGAAGGTTAGCTTTAGGACTTAGAAGCAACCCCACAATTAAGATTCATGGAAACAGGCCTAGGAGAATGACCAGAAGTCATCTAGTCTATCCTGCTTACATAAAGAACTGTATGTGGTCAAAGCTAGACAAATGTGGACcttacctgatttttttttttttttttggcctgagaCAGAAAGAATGTTTGAGGTATAAAGAACCTCCTTACAATAGGCATTGTGAAACTGAAATAGGttactgagaaagaaaaggattCAGCAATATTTTGCTTAAGGAATTTTAACAGTAGAGAACTGAGCTAGGGTCAGCCCTGCAAAGAAAAAAGGCTCTGGAGACCCAAGGATGCTTTAATTTTTGATGTTTAGTAGATGGGACAAGATTCCATGAAGGGTCAGGTACctgttacatgtggaatctgggTGATGGGAATTTTATTAACAGGAAATTAATTAACAAAATGTCTTTGTCCAAGGTCACTAAACAACCTCCACCACAacttttaatatctttatttctgCAGCTTCAAATTAAGGTATCCACTCTCATCTTCTGGATCCTCCAAATAAGCCCCTTTCCTGAGACCAAGAGCCTTGTTGAGTTCACTAATATAATGAAAGATGAATTAGTGTAGGACTGCGGGGTACAAGACTATTGTGGGCCCAGTCAGATCATTAATAGCCCTGCAACCTTCAGTAAATCACTTAACTTcccagtttactcatctgtaaaataaggggaTTAGACTAATTTATACTGAGGGTCCCCTCCAGTTCAAAAGTTTTGTGGTTCTGAGTCATAGGACTCTTCTGGACCCCAGAGAGATGTTGAAACAAATGGTCATTCCTTCAGTACCATGGAGAGTGCAGTGGGCtaccagaggagcctctttggcCACCTCCATACCATAGAGCAATGAAGTGCTAGAGGGGCCATATTTGCCATTTTAGCACCTCACATAAGGCAACAAGccagaggatttttaaaaattcttatctgGAAAccatagagggggaaaaaaaaaccagtggTACCAGAGGGATTATTTTGGCCTTTTGGATGTCACTGAAAATAGACAGATGTAACAGAAAATAGATGTAACTAGAAGAATTTTAATTAGCTATAAGGAGTGTTCTGACAGTTACAGTTTGTACATCCTGGAATGAGTTACTGAGGCATCATATTTGGGTCCATCACATTCTGTTGCTCTCCTGGGGATTCCCGGAACATCCTGGTGTACAGCCAATCTGGTATATTCAGAGGAAGCAgatggtgggggaggagggggaggaggctgGGAATACTGCATGGTCATAGCTGACTAACCTACGGGCAGATACCCTGATTCTGAGAAGATTCTAGGGCCCTTAAAACCGCTTATAGGATAGTAAACAAAATAACCTCCTGGGAGGCTGATCTCATACCAAAGCAAGTAGAGTAGGAATTGGGCAAAGCTTcctccccaaaacaaaacaaaagcactgCTTTGCACATAGCAGTTTTCCAGGACGGAAATGCAGTGATATACAAGAAGGCTCAAAGTGAAGCTGAATTCCCAGCAGGGAAAGTTTCCCCAGAGGGTAGCCTCAAATCAACAAAACCCACTGAGAGAACCTCCTAGGCTCAGTCAGGATCTCCAGAATCATCTCCTCACCAAAGAGGTCCCAAGAACCTGATCCCACAAGTTTTTCTCAGTCGGAGAAAGCACTGACAGAGCCCCAGAGCCCCAGATTTTATGAAATGACCTGGAACCCAGATCATGCATGCATTGCCCGTGGGCAATAATCAGAGTTTTCTATAGTCAGGCCCTAAACACCAACCACAAGACTTAGCCAGGCAGTAGCACTGACCTACTTCCCACCCTCAGTGGGAATCAAGGGTTATTTTGCCCTTATTTGGGTTCTACAGGGATGTAGGGCCAGGGATAGGGATCCAAAATCTTTCCAAAGCAATAGGCCAATTCCTTTTATGTGCTAGGAGACCTGGTGGGAAAGGGGGTGTGGACCATCAAGGGTTGGTGAGAAGACTCTTAGAAACAACAGGGACAAGTACATAGATGCATCTGCTGTCTGGAGGACCATGAAGATTCTCTCTCAAACTTTGTGTTTCCAAAGCTTTTAGGGTCAAAGTGTAAGGGGCAATGGTCAGGACTTGAAGTATAGGGCCTGCAGGACAGCGACTAGATCTCTGTCTCCAGTCATCTCTACACTTGATGTTTTTCCCTCTGAGAATGTTTACGCCCTCCAAGTCCTCTAACAACTATGATTAATGCTGTACTAGATGGAGTTGAAAGGGAAGTCCTTAGGTGGTCTAGAGTCAAGACCACCTTTATCACATGGACATGCCACTAGTTCACTTTTATGGCCTCCTTTCCATGGTCCTCTGAACTGCACTGCTCAGGTGGCTCCCCAAAAACTGACCTCATAGCACAGCCTGCCCACCTTTTAGACTGAGTTCTTGGTAAAGCCTGCTTCCTTCCATCCTCACTACCCTGAGTGGGGGTTATAGACCTCATTTGTGGGTTTCAAATGGacagcaggaggtgagagggAAGTACACCTGCTCACCTACAGCCACCCCACCATAGTGAATCTTATCCCAGAGGCATGTCCCAAGTTGACCCCTCTTCTGAAAGTTGCGAAGGACCTGGATCTGGGGGAAGGGCATGCAGCCAGCCCTAAGCCCCCTTAGCTGGAGCTGACCCTAGAAAGGTCAGGGTCTCAGCACCCATATGAACCTCAGTTCTCAGAtaagggggtggggagtgggtagGAAAGCCTCTGGGAAAATCTCCCTCCCAGGAGTAGGTTGGCAAGTAGGGCAAGACCTTTGATCTTGCACAAGAGGTTCTTCTAGCAGCACCCTGGGCCCCTCCCGGGGAAGATAAACCAGAAGGATGATGGGGGACAGGGTTAGGAGACTGGGAGGCCAAGGCTCAGCTACCCGGGCCCGGAGAACAAAAGCTGAGTTGCAGCCGCCTCCGCCGCTGCCGCCGGCCGagctctttgtgacactttgTTTGGGACGCAGAGAGGGAAGCACCCCCcccatcctctcccctcccccatcccccgctCCCGGAGAGTTTGggtcccttccccctcctcctccatcagCCCTACCTGGGCCGGGGGGCACTCATCCACTCTGGTTCCCAGTTCGGCTGCCCGGCACCCCCAGGCCCCTCGCGCCCTGCCTTCGGGCCCCTACAAAGAcgaccgcccccccacccccgctggcctttcccctttggtgtcCGCTTTCCCGACTCCCCCACCTGCCCCCCCTCCTTCGAGGCCCCCCTAGCTCTCAGGCTTCCGTGgccgccgcccccaccccgcccccccaggAGCTCTGGGCGAAGTTTGCTTGGGGCCGAGCcggcgcccctcccccgcccccgccccctgcacCTGCTCCGAGCCGGGCGCGCGTAGCGGGGGCCCCCCCCTCCggagggggggcgggggccgggggcgggggccgggtgGCTGAGGGGGGGCCGGGAGTGGGGGGAGCGGCTACTCACGAGCcccgggcgggcggcggcggagcgggcggcggcggcggcggcggcggcgggcggcgggccggCGGCGCGGGCGTCAGCGTTACGTGGGGCCGGGGGAGATGCGCCGGGCCccggcccccccgcccccggcccggcccccgccccctccccggtcccccgcccccggccccggcccgcATTGTGTGCGGCGGGAGGCGGCCCGGCCATTAGCATGCGGGGGGCGGCGCGGCGGGGCTGGGAGCCGCACGGGAGCGGGAGCGGGAGCGGGAGCGGGGCTCCGGCTCCGGGGACAGGGAGCAGGGGACCCCGGGAGCCACGAGAGGCGGCCGCCAGGGGCGGGGTGCGGGCCGTTTGGAGACTGGGGGCGCTGTCGGAGGAGGGGGGGAACGGGGGTGGGGCGCACGGATGATTCCAACAGGAGACTGGAAGAGATTTTGAAAGGTCATCTCGTCCTTCCCCCAGCCTCCAAGCAGGACTGCCCCTCCCACCCTAAACCCGGACATACCAGGGAAGGAGCTGGCTCTGCCGCTCTTTCTGCCCCAACATGCACAGACTCGGGAAGTTCTTCCTGGGGTTTTATCTCAAAGCCTCTCCCTTAcaatttctgtctctcttttgggggaggaggaggggcgaTTGTAGAGATAGTTAATGTCGGCCGTGTAAGAAACATTAAAGTTACTGTTCGGTCCTTTCTGTTCTCGATAAACAATTCCTGCTCCTTCCTCTCGAGTTCTATTTTTCCATTCCTTAAGTTACTTTAATGGCTCTTCaatacaacaaatatttactgagtgcttactaagTACCAAGCACTATGCTCAGGGCCGTGGGGGATGAACACAGTAGGGGAATGTGGTACTCTCCCTCGAGGAGATTGTAGTCTAGACAGGGACTACAAGTTTGTAAACTGGACACTTAGATTTGATCAATATTTCACTGAATGCCTGATCACATATTTAATAGTATACAATCCTTCCAATAACACTTCTATAATTAGTCTGCatttacaggtaaggaaaatgAGGCTAGACTCTTTCCACTGGCCTACCAGTTATGGGATACTCAGTGCAAGCCCAACATCTCACATTCTGTCAGGCCATCgccacaaaataaaattaatatacgtTAAGGATAGAGGAGAGAGTAGACAGAACAGTTCTCAAGATCCCTTTAAATATGATTCTCATTGCCCAGTAAAGAAGAGGGGGCACAGTGTTTCAGTGAGTTGGCGCAGCACTGAACAGGGCAAAAGTGGCTCACATAGAAGGCCACTTGCCTCCCACGACCCTGCCTCCTAGTTCTGACTCCTGGGGTCTTCTGGCTCAGTCTTCTGTCATCAATTAATAATAGCGACTCACATTTATTGAGCGTGTAGGTGCCAGGTGCTGAACTGAATGGGTTCAtatgcattttctcttttaatacttAAAGCAACCCCTTGAGATTGGTATTAATTTGCCTTTAATGATAAGAGaacagagattaagtaacttgcccaaggtcacctggGTTGATCTGGGATTTGAACATAAATCTGGTTGCCTGCAAAAGTCAGGCTTGCACCAAGGTGGGCTTTTCCTACTTTTGATCTACAGAATATATATTTGGGCCCAGGTGATACTGCTTCTTTAtttgctgttcagtagctaagtcatatctgactctttgcgaccccaggaactgcagcacaccaggcctccctggtgtgTAGAAATAAATGACCCCAGCTTAGCTTCTGAATAAGTGCTGTAATGGCATCAGGTATATCAGTATAAACTAATCAGCATCATTAATGGTTATTATGTACCCACCCTGAGTCAACAACCCTTCCCAGTCATATTACTGTCCCCCTTTTAATCACTCAGTTTCAACAAACTGAGGTTCAAATTGGTAGAATAATGtatccaaggccacacagctgggaagGTGTCAGAGCTTGCCTGGCTGCAAGGCAACTTCTGTCCCTCAAAAATATTAATTGTTGCAATAGTGTCCTTTCCAAGACTGACCATTTAAGGACCAGTCTTCTAACATGTCTAACTACAGGTTATCACTGAGTCAAAAACAATCCCTACTATAAATAGAGCTCTCCATCCACTTAGTCAGTGCCCAATCCAGAGTAAATCCTTCAAGAAAGGAATGAGAGAGGAGAAATTGTCCAGAAAGTGAGAGATAAGAAGCTAGGTCTTAGCTGGTCTTGGGACAAATCTTCAAGTGGTAATGATGGGACTAATTCAGAGAGTGAGGTGGGATTTCCCTACAGAATGACAAGTA includes these proteins:
- the ZNF219 gene encoding zinc finger protein 219, whose protein sequence is MEGSRPRAPVGHLAPSPPAFDGELDLQRYSNGPGVSAGSSGMGAVGWSESRAGERRFPCPVCGKRFRFNSILALHLRAHPGAQAFQCPHCGHRAAQRALLRSHLRTHQPERPRSPAARLLLELEERALLREARLGRPRSSGGLQATPATEGLARPQAPSSSAFRCPFCKGKFRTAAERERHLHILHRPWKCGLCSFGSSQEEELLHHSLTAHGAPERPLAATSAAPQPQPPPQPEPRSVPEPEPEPESEATPAPAPAAPEEPPAPPEFRCQVCGQSFTQSWFLKGHMRKHKASFDHACPVCGRCFKEPWFLKNHMKVHASKLGPLRAPGPGSGPARAPQPSDLGLLAYEPLGPALLLAPAPTPAERREPPSLLGYLSLRAGEARPNGEGAEPGAGRSFGSFRPLPSALPARARRHRAEEPDEEEEVVEAEEETWARSRAVGPLASLPPRPGEASGHSAPAAGAQARSTATQEENGLLVGGARPEGGRGATGKDCPFCGKSFRSAHHLKVHLRVHTGERPYKCPHCDYAGTQSGSLKYHLQRHHREQKSGAGPGPPPEPPPPSQRGSVQSSGAKAAPQPATWVEGRASPRPPASGGAPGSRRKPASPGRTLRNGRGGEAEPLDLSLRAGPGGEAGPGGALHRCLFCPFATGAPELMALHLQVHHSRRARGRRPPQADASPPYARAPSGETPPTPPQEGEEGPGLLRSGEAGLGGQER